The Virgibacillus phasianinus genome includes a window with the following:
- a CDS encoding gluconate 2-dehydrogenase subunit 3 family protein produces MDKEVISLADDKNKEQAERERLSRRRFIKNSGYAVGGLAVGGVLGGVIPWDTDEKKTNPQTKNNKTTNFTHALMNFSQNEFKMVEAASERIFPKDENGPGAKELGVAYYIDHQLAGSYGLNARDYMQPPFFHGEKVQGYQGRLRRKEIFRIALKEMQNYSQKKYKKSFANLSAEEQDAILTDFAEDKVNLMTVSPSGFFDLLRSMTLEGVYSDPLYSGNKDMDGWRMRNFPGNQMSYSDIITGDFKEIPPKSLREHM; encoded by the coding sequence ATGGATAAAGAGGTGATTTCTTTGGCTGATGATAAAAACAAAGAACAAGCAGAAAGAGAAAGGCTGTCTCGCAGAAGGTTTATTAAAAATTCGGGTTATGCGGTTGGCGGTCTTGCAGTTGGAGGGGTTTTAGGCGGTGTTATCCCGTGGGATACAGATGAAAAGAAGACTAACCCACAAACCAAAAATAATAAAACAACCAACTTTACCCACGCATTAATGAACTTTAGCCAAAATGAATTTAAAATGGTTGAAGCTGCATCGGAAAGAATTTTTCCAAAGGATGAAAATGGTCCAGGGGCGAAGGAATTAGGTGTGGCCTATTATATTGACCATCAACTGGCCGGTTCTTATGGTCTAAATGCAAGAGATTATATGCAACCCCCATTTTTTCATGGTGAAAAGGTTCAAGGATATCAGGGCAGGTTAAGGCGAAAAGAAATTTTTCGGATTGCATTAAAAGAAATGCAAAACTACAGCCAGAAAAAGTATAAGAAGAGTTTTGCTAACTTGTCCGCTGAGGAGCAGGATGCTATTCTGACAGATTTTGCTGAGGATAAGGTCAATCTAATGACGGTCTCTCCAAGCGGTTTCTTTGATTTACTCCGCAGTATGACATTGGAGGGTGTTTACAGTGATCCATTATATAGCGGAAATAAAGATATGGACGGCTGGAGAATGAGGAATTTTCCAGGCAATCAAATGAGTTATTCAGATATCATTACTGGTGATTTTAAAGAAATACCACCAAAAAGTCTCCGCGAACATATGTAG
- a CDS encoding GNAT family N-acetyltransferase, with the protein MDSLTIKELQSREEIIAAFPVINQLRTHLDENSYLELVMDARDRDMYQMAALYEDNEIVAVAGFKPMITLYYGRFVWVCDLVTDANQRSKGYGEKLLTYIHDWAKENNYQSVALSSGLQRSDAHRFYEEKMHYEKVSYVFKNKF; encoded by the coding sequence TTGGACAGTTTAACTATTAAGGAACTTCAATCACGTGAAGAAATTATTGCTGCATTTCCCGTTATTAATCAGCTGCGAACGCATTTAGATGAAAACTCTTATCTTGAACTGGTGATGGATGCACGTGACAGGGACATGTACCAGATGGCAGCTTTATATGAAGACAACGAAATTGTTGCAGTTGCCGGTTTTAAACCAATGATTACCCTCTATTATGGCAGATTTGTTTGGGTATGTGATTTGGTAACAGACGCTAATCAGCGTTCGAAAGGATATGGTGAAAAACTGTTAACCTACATACATGATTGGGCAAAAGAAAATAATTATCAAAGTGTTGCACTGTCTTCTGGACTGCAGCGATCAGATGCACATCGTTTTTATGAAGAAAAGATGCATTATGAAAAGGTGAGCTATGTGTTTAAAAATAAGTTTTAG
- a CDS encoding L-rhamnose mutarotase — protein sequence MKNSLTMRTEASYSLNFLIYIQNIYFNHCLNREEEYKFPYFPQQTIAFKEEFELNYRKLWHQVAKRIAKHHINDPKIFYKEKDIIFQELFITSDESLKKYEDLYHTFKVWWDSFAGRFSIERSTDERGQKLYWELAKLLEQNGKEPEKELNISIIYDEYLFSEIQKYSYFNIVPINDFYVNYRELPKKLLESVD from the coding sequence ATGAAAAATTCATTGACAATGAGAACGGAAGCATCGTATTCTTTAAACTTTTTAATCTACATACAAAACATTTATTTTAATCATTGCCTCAATCGGGAAGAGGAGTATAAATTCCCTTATTTTCCACAACAAACCATAGCATTCAAAGAAGAATTTGAATTGAACTATCGGAAGTTGTGGCATCAGGTTGCAAAAAGAATAGCCAAGCATCATATAAACGATCCAAAAATTTTCTATAAAGAAAAGGATATTATCTTCCAAGAATTGTTCATAACTAGTGATGAGAGCTTGAAAAAGTACGAAGATTTGTATCATACCTTCAAAGTGTGGTGGGATAGCTTTGCAGGGCGTTTTTCAATAGAAAGGTCCACAGATGAAAGAGGGCAAAAGTTGTACTGGGAGTTAGCAAAGTTATTAGAACAAAATGGAAAAGAACCAGAGAAAGAATTAAATATCAGTATCATTTATGATGAATATTTATTTAGTGAAATACAGAAATACTCCTATTTCAATATAGTTCCAATAAATGATTTCTATGTGAATTACAGAGAGTTACCGAAGAAATTACTGGAGAGTGTGGATTAA
- a CDS encoding methyltransferase domain-containing protein, producing the protein MTHDKLFFDYLKEVNQRFEGWDFSYIFETGRLGSELLSWSYGSMVKPLIQNAHSMLDMGTGGGEFLSKLQPYPDFICATEAYKPNIPIAKHCLEPLGVHVFPIEEDANLPFKNDKFDLITNKHDAYSPKELRRIISDGGIFLTQQVGGLNDAGINEGLGVPVNDEFIDWNLELAMKELTENSFEVNYRKEEFPIERFYDVGALVYYLGAIPWQVPDFSIDKYEQQLYNIHEQIQSVGYFDVKQHRFIIRAKAV; encoded by the coding sequence ATGACACATGATAAATTGTTTTTTGATTATTTAAAAGAAGTAAATCAACGTTTCGAGGGATGGGATTTCTCATATATTTTTGAAACAGGGCGTTTGGGAAGTGAATTACTTTCCTGGTCCTATGGAAGTATGGTGAAGCCACTTATCCAGAACGCTCACTCAATGCTGGATATGGGTACAGGCGGTGGCGAGTTTTTGTCCAAGCTGCAGCCTTATCCGGACTTTATTTGTGCAACGGAAGCGTACAAGCCAAATATTCCAATAGCGAAGCATTGTCTGGAGCCTTTAGGAGTTCATGTTTTTCCTATTGAAGAAGATGCGAATCTTCCATTTAAAAATGATAAGTTTGATTTGATTACTAATAAACATGATGCCTATTCACCTAAGGAATTAAGAAGGATTATTTCTGATGGTGGCATATTTCTAACCCAGCAAGTTGGTGGCTTAAATGATGCTGGTATTAATGAAGGTTTGGGTGTTCCTGTAAATGACGAATTCATAGACTGGAACCTGGAACTTGCTATGAAGGAGCTTACTGAGAATTCATTTGAGGTCAATTATAGGAAGGAAGAGTTTCCAATAGAACGTTTCTATGATGTTGGTGCTTTGGTGTATTATTTAGGGGCAATCCCGTGGCAGGTGCCAGATTTCAGCATTGATAAATATGAACAACAACTATACAACATACATGAACAGATTCAATCAGTGGGATATTTTGATGTGAAACAGCATCGATTTATCATTCGTGCGAAAGCTGTTTAG
- a CDS encoding HAD family hydrolase — protein MIKAVIFDLDGTLLNRDSSVQRFIENQYDRLNKWLGHISKSAYTARFIELDCRGYVWKDEVYRQLVKEFNVKGITWKSLLKDYMKEFSYNCVPFPNLARMLKAIQNKSIRIGLITNGRGQFQMDNIEALGIGKYFDKILISEWEGIKKPNPDIFIRALNQLHVSPNEAMYVGDHPDNDIKAARSIGMTGVWKGNPYWNSVDADFVINDLIELSLLIRMSP, from the coding sequence GTGATTAAAGCAGTTATATTTGACCTGGATGGAACGTTGTTAAACCGGGATTCCTCAGTACAAAGATTTATAGAAAATCAATATGATCGATTAAATAAGTGGTTGGGACATATTTCAAAAAGTGCATATACAGCGCGATTTATAGAGTTAGATTGCAGGGGTTATGTTTGGAAGGATGAGGTTTACAGACAGTTGGTAAAAGAATTCAATGTAAAAGGGATTACCTGGAAATCCTTGCTAAAAGACTATATGAAGGAATTTAGCTATAACTGTGTTCCATTTCCCAATCTAGCTAGGATGTTAAAAGCAATACAAAATAAGTCAATTCGTATTGGATTGATAACGAATGGGCGTGGTCAATTTCAAATGGATAACATTGAAGCATTGGGAATAGGGAAGTATTTTGATAAGATACTGATTTCTGAATGGGAAGGTATAAAAAAACCCAACCCAGACATCTTTATCAGGGCGTTAAATCAACTTCATGTGTCACCAAACGAGGCGATGTACGTTGGTGATCATCCAGATAACGATATTAAAGCTGCTCGGAGTATAGGTATGACAGGAGTATGGAAGGGGAATCCGTATTGGAATAGTGTTGATGCTGATTTTGTAATAAATGATTTGATAGAATTATCGCTGCTAATTCGCATGAGCCCGTGA
- a CDS encoding 2-keto-4-pentenoate hydratase, which translates to METNTKLSTPIEILYNAYDLKQPISKESVPKNISKTDAYEIQRKVTDKKAKLNKDKLIGYKISLTSEETQELFHSTTPLYGALTQTSLSNGTIKLESMLSPLLEAELMFIANEDLSTQDNAESILQKMRIAPGLEIPDSRFTDWFPNLSFGQVIADSAVAGSVVIGEFVQGLSFEQLGNIHGTLQLDDEIIAEGSSTEVLGNPVHAIEWLIEELAKTGQAIRKGMVISSGTFILPKVLKEGTYHVHYENVGEVSLQVV; encoded by the coding sequence ATGGAGACAAATACAAAGCTGTCCACCCCGATCGAAATTTTATACAATGCTTATGACCTTAAGCAGCCAATTTCAAAGGAAAGTGTACCGAAGAACATCAGTAAAACAGACGCCTATGAAATTCAGCGAAAAGTAACGGATAAAAAGGCAAAACTAAACAAGGACAAGCTAATCGGTTACAAAATTAGTTTGACAAGTGAGGAAACACAGGAATTATTTCATTCTACTACACCTCTTTATGGTGCACTCACGCAAACAAGTCTTTCAAACGGGACAATTAAACTTGAGTCGATGCTCTCGCCTTTACTTGAAGCTGAATTAATGTTTATTGCAAATGAAGACTTATCGACCCAAGACAATGCGGAAAGTATTTTACAAAAAATGCGGATAGCACCAGGTCTGGAAATTCCGGACTCACGCTTTACCGACTGGTTTCCAAATCTAAGTTTCGGTCAGGTTATTGCTGACAGTGCTGTTGCCGGTTCCGTGGTTATCGGTGAATTTGTTCAGGGATTGAGCTTTGAGCAATTAGGAAATATTCACGGTACATTGCAATTAGATGATGAGATCATTGCTGAGGGATCATCAACTGAAGTACTGGGAAATCCTGTCCATGCAATAGAATGGCTTATTGAGGAACTGGCTAAAACTGGTCAAGCTATCAGAAAAGGAATGGTAATATCTTCTGGTACGTTTATTTTGCCAAAGGTATTGAAAGAAGGAACCTATCATGTACACTACGAAAACGTGGGAGAAGTAAGCCTTCAGGTTGTTTAA
- a CDS encoding kinase has protein sequence MEEQIIEIISKNLLKERFILGIDVLSRSGKTTLVAKVSSILKSENIPFRIIHIDDQIVERKKRYNTGHKEWVEYYQLQWDVIWLQDHLFKKIKKSNEITLPFYKDKTDSHVCRQLDVPRNCIILIEGVFLQRKEWRGYFDYVVFLDCPRNKRFIRESELAQKEMEKFQNRYWKAENYYMETVDPVGQANLVISS, from the coding sequence ATGGAAGAACAAATAATTGAGATAATTTCAAAGAATCTTTTGAAAGAGAGGTTTATTCTTGGCATTGATGTATTAAGCCGCTCAGGTAAAACAACGCTTGTTGCAAAGGTAAGTTCCATTTTGAAATCTGAGAATATTCCTTTTCGTATCATTCATATTGATGATCAAATTGTTGAACGTAAGAAAAGATACAATACCGGTCATAAAGAATGGGTGGAGTACTACCAGCTTCAATGGGATGTAATTTGGCTCCAGGATCATCTTTTCAAAAAAATAAAGAAATCTAATGAAATTACACTCCCTTTTTATAAGGATAAAACTGATTCACATGTTTGCAGGCAATTAGATGTTCCAAGGAATTGCATTATACTAATCGAAGGTGTCTTCCTGCAGCGTAAAGAGTGGCGTGGTTATTTTGATTATGTTGTATTTTTGGACTGTCCTCGAAACAAGCGTTTTATACGTGAAAGTGAACTAGCACAAAAGGAAATGGAAAAATTTCAAAATAGATATTGGAAAGCGGAAAATTATTATATGGAAACAGTAGATCCTGTAGGGCAGGCTAATTTGGTTATCAGTAGTTAG
- a CDS encoding MFS transporter: MRKKPWILILTIGLGTLLNPLNSSMISVALTRLQHEFTLTFADASWLISIFYIFSAAAQPVMGKLSDMFGPKKLFMIGLILVAAASLLAPFSPNYFFLLGCRALQAIGSSALFPSGMSMVRKSITKGQAKALATLSIFATTSAAFGPSIGGFLIASWDWQAIFIANIPFIILSFVLAIFILPNAGQGKVELRRIDFGGIALFIISMVGLILFLLSLGDNVRWLSLGIFITATIIFYFYETKRKEPFIDLASLKENHHVSFIYLQFMSINLIYYCYFYGFPILLLQILHYNERETGLIMLSLAGFGVIVAPLAGRLIDRYGSKPPLVIGASFLTVGTALLLTYDEGSPLLWLLIIMGVLGMSNGFNNISMQTALYDHVKPEETGSASGLFQTSRYLGSILSSSLLGIVFTGQLDFEHLHLVSMVCLLICVIVFGLALRLPGRTKVSKISNKKMKD; this comes from the coding sequence ATGAGAAAGAAACCCTGGATACTTATTTTAACAATTGGGCTTGGTACATTGCTGAACCCATTAAATTCGTCAATGATATCTGTTGCCTTGACCAGGCTTCAGCATGAATTTACCTTAACCTTTGCAGATGCTTCTTGGCTAATATCAATTTTCTATATTTTTAGTGCAGCTGCACAACCGGTTATGGGTAAATTAAGTGACATGTTTGGTCCGAAGAAACTTTTTATGATCGGGCTGATTTTAGTCGCAGCAGCCTCTTTATTAGCACCATTTTCACCGAATTATTTTTTCCTGCTTGGCTGCCGGGCACTTCAGGCGATTGGCAGTTCGGCATTGTTTCCTAGTGGAATGAGCATGGTTCGAAAGAGTATAACGAAGGGGCAGGCAAAGGCATTAGCCACGCTTTCTATTTTTGCGACGACTTCCGCTGCTTTTGGTCCTTCAATAGGTGGGTTTTTAATTGCATCGTGGGATTGGCAGGCAATCTTTATTGCAAATATCCCATTTATCATTTTATCTTTCGTGCTGGCAATTTTTATTTTGCCTAATGCGGGTCAGGGAAAAGTTGAATTAAGGCGTATTGATTTTGGGGGAATTGCACTGTTCATAATCTCCATGGTTGGACTTATTTTATTTTTATTATCATTAGGTGACAACGTACGCTGGTTGTCATTGGGTATCTTTATCACGGCAACAATTATTTTTTACTTTTATGAGACAAAACGCAAGGAGCCCTTTATCGATTTGGCATCGTTAAAGGAGAATCATCATGTATCCTTCATATATTTGCAGTTCATGAGTATTAATTTAATTTATTATTGTTATTTTTATGGTTTTCCAATACTTTTATTGCAGATTTTACATTATAATGAACGGGAAACAGGGTTGATTATGCTGAGCTTGGCTGGTTTTGGGGTAATTGTTGCCCCTCTTGCGGGAAGACTGATTGACAGATATGGTTCCAAGCCGCCGCTTGTTATTGGAGCAAGCTTTCTTACGGTTGGAACTGCATTGTTATTGACGTATGATGAAGGGTCTCCTTTATTATGGTTACTAATCATCATGGGTGTTCTTGGCATGAGCAATGGATTTAATAACATTTCTATGCAAACCGCGCTTTATGATCATGTTAAGCCTGAGGAAACCGGGTCAGCATCAGGTCTTTTTCAAACCAGTCGTTACTTGGGATCCATCCTATCATCAAGCTTGCTTGGAATAGTATTTACCGGGCAATTAGACTTCGAACACCTTCATTTGGTTTCAATGGTTTGCCTTTTGATTTGTGTAATTGTGTTTGGTTTAGCATTAAGACTTCCAGGTAGGACAAAAGTCTCAAAAATTTCTAACAAAAAAATGAAAGATTAA
- a CDS encoding VOC family protein, translated as MIAGIYPYVVTNGNGQEAIKFYEKALDAEVLNVQTFADMPGDSNLPDDAEDLVLNAHLKVGNTDLMVSDTFPGQPYQLGSQVTIAITITDAEKSKAVFDKLQEGGEVGMPLQETFWSPAYGQVTDKFGVTWQVSTDIENK; from the coding sequence ATGATAGCAGGTATTTATCCTTATGTAGTGACTAATGGCAATGGACAAGAGGCAATTAAATTTTATGAAAAAGCATTAGATGCGGAGGTTTTAAATGTTCAAACCTTTGCCGATATGCCTGGGGATTCGAATCTTCCAGATGATGCCGAGGATCTCGTGTTAAATGCACATTTGAAAGTGGGTAATACGGATTTAATGGTATCAGACACATTTCCCGGACAACCCTATCAGCTTGGATCACAAGTAACAATTGCGATTACCATAACAGATGCTGAAAAATCAAAAGCAGTATTTGATAAATTGCAAGAAGGTGGAGAAGTTGGTATGCCTTTGCAGGAAACTTTTTGGAGTCCGGCATATGGACAGGTTACTGACAAGTTTGGTGTAACATGGCAGGTTTCTACGGATATTGAAAATAAATAG
- a CDS encoding GMC family oxidoreductase codes for MAKKMPKTDVVVVGVGWGGGIIASELTKQGLNVVGLERGQERHTEDYYMVHDELRYAVRYELMQDLSKETLSFRSNEKMRALPMRQYGSFLMGSGLGGAGVHWNGQTFRFLPYDFNIKSATIERYGKNKIPAGMTIQDWGITYDEIEPYYDKFEKMAGISGEENPLGGKRSDKYPTKPMKHSEQMKMFKKATENLKYHPYTVPSANLSEAYENPDGIKRSACQYCGFCERFGCEYGAKADPVVTVIPVANKTGKFDLRTHSWVRKVLHNGDKATGVLYTDVTTGEEIEQPADVVVLTSYVFNNARLLLNSKVGRPYDPSTGKGVIGKNYAYQVVKGAATGYFDDQKFNNFAGAGALGMVIDDFNGDNFDHSDLDFIHGGYLSLTQTGQRPIQNNPIPSDSPTWGKEFKQNSLKYINKTLSVGAMGASMPFQHHYLDLDPTYKDTFGDPIVRMTFDFEEQDRKLAKFTAKKASGILKEMGADKIDAMEELGPYNITTYQSTHNTGGVIMGADSETSAVNNYLQMWDMENLFVVGASAFPHNGGYNPTDTVGALAYRAAEGIMKYSKNGGMLA; via the coding sequence ATGGCTAAAAAAATGCCGAAAACGGATGTAGTAGTTGTTGGTGTAGGCTGGGGCGGAGGAATCATCGCCTCGGAACTTACAAAACAAGGACTGAATGTTGTAGGTTTAGAGCGCGGACAAGAGCGGCACACGGAAGATTATTACATGGTTCATGATGAATTGCGCTATGCTGTCCGGTATGAATTAATGCAAGATTTATCAAAGGAAACGCTTTCTTTTCGAAGTAATGAAAAAATGCGCGCACTGCCAATGCGTCAATATGGTTCTTTCCTAATGGGGAGCGGTCTTGGCGGGGCTGGTGTACATTGGAATGGTCAAACATTTCGCTTTCTTCCTTATGACTTTAATATTAAAAGTGCAACGATTGAACGCTACGGAAAAAATAAAATTCCCGCTGGCATGACTATTCAGGATTGGGGGATAACGTACGACGAAATTGAACCTTATTATGATAAATTTGAAAAAATGGCAGGCATCTCAGGGGAGGAAAATCCGCTGGGGGGCAAGCGTTCAGATAAATACCCAACTAAACCAATGAAACATTCTGAACAAATGAAGATGTTTAAAAAAGCAACGGAAAACCTGAAGTATCATCCTTATACCGTACCATCTGCAAATTTATCGGAAGCATATGAAAATCCTGATGGGATTAAACGATCAGCGTGCCAATATTGCGGTTTTTGTGAACGATTTGGCTGTGAGTACGGTGCTAAGGCGGATCCTGTAGTTACTGTTATCCCTGTTGCGAATAAAACCGGAAAATTTGATCTTAGAACCCATTCTTGGGTAAGGAAAGTATTGCATAACGGCGATAAGGCTACTGGGGTACTTTACACGGACGTGACAACTGGTGAAGAAATTGAACAACCTGCTGATGTAGTGGTACTGACCAGTTATGTATTTAATAATGCAAGACTGCTGTTAAATTCCAAGGTTGGCCGCCCTTATGACCCTTCCACCGGGAAAGGTGTAATAGGAAAGAACTATGCCTACCAAGTAGTAAAAGGAGCTGCGACTGGCTATTTTGATGATCAAAAATTTAATAATTTTGCTGGTGCAGGGGCTCTGGGAATGGTCATTGATGATTTTAATGGTGATAATTTTGACCATTCGGATTTAGACTTCATTCATGGCGGTTACTTAAGTTTGACACAGACGGGTCAAAGACCGATACAAAACAATCCAATCCCAAGCGATTCACCAACTTGGGGTAAAGAATTCAAACAAAACTCGTTAAAATACATTAATAAAACATTGTCAGTCGGTGCAATGGGAGCCAGTATGCCATTCCAGCACCATTACCTTGATCTTGATCCAACGTATAAGGACACTTTTGGTGATCCAATTGTTCGAATGACATTTGACTTTGAGGAACAGGATCGTAAATTAGCTAAGTTTACAGCAAAAAAGGCAAGTGGGATTTTGAAGGAAATGGGTGCAGACAAGATTGATGCCATGGAAGAACTGGGCCCGTATAATATAACAACATATCAATCTACACATAATACCGGCGGTGTTATCATGGGAGCAGATTCGGAAACATCTGCTGTCAATAATTATTTACAAATGTGGGATATGGAAAATCTGTTTGTTGTTGGAGCTTCCGCCTTCCCGCACAATGGTGGTTATAATCCGACAGATACAGTTGGTGCCCTGGCATATCGGGCTGCGGAAGGTATTATGAAGTACAGTAAAAATGGTGGTATGCTCGCGTAA
- a CDS encoding YndM family protein, with protein sequence MEHLKGLITKFVLVTAVLFVVLSLFYGVDFGDVLLISLVLTGISYLGDMYVLPNTSNTVATLADLGLSFIIVWLFGGSIIEENIPIILASIISAVIISICEVFFHIYMERHVLEEDAHNTAVSGQRFSTEFSSDEPDVKKEYQKSLEDNETKE encoded by the coding sequence ATGGAACACCTAAAAGGGCTAATTACAAAGTTCGTCCTGGTGACTGCTGTTTTGTTTGTCGTTTTATCATTATTCTACGGAGTTGATTTTGGCGATGTTCTGCTGATCAGTTTGGTCTTAACGGGTATATCCTACCTAGGTGATATGTACGTATTGCCTAACACAAGTAATACAGTGGCAACACTTGCTGACCTTGGGCTTTCCTTCATTATTGTATGGCTTTTTGGAGGAAGTATTATCGAGGAAAACATCCCGATTATTCTAGCGTCCATTATTAGTGCAGTAATCATATCGATTTGTGAAGTATTTTTTCACATATATATGGAAAGACATGTTCTTGAAGAAGATGCGCATAATACCGCTGTATCCGGTCAACGTTTTAGTACCGAATTTAGTTCAGACGAACCGGATGTGAAAAAGGAATATCAAAAGTCCCTGGAGGACAATGAAACAAAAGAATAA
- the tatA gene encoding twin-arginine translocase TatA/TatE family subunit produces MLSNIGVPGLIIILVITLIIFGPKKLPEIGSAFGKTLSEFKRTTSSIMSDEEEPSKVEKNDL; encoded by the coding sequence ATGCTCTCAAACATTGGTGTGCCAGGATTAATCATTATTTTGGTGATTACCTTGATTATTTTCGGTCCAAAGAAACTTCCGGAGATCGGATCAGCATTTGGAAAAACACTATCAGAGTTCAAACGGACAACCAGCAGTATTATGAGCGATGAGGAAGAACCGTCGAAGGTCGAGAAAAATGATTTATAA
- the dacB gene encoding D-alanyl-D-alanine carboxypeptidase/D-alanyl-D-alanine endopeptidase produces the protein MIILKIARIIFTVLLVLLIIFLIDNVPSNEKSESANDMKEENGMDESSIPAKAAANTGSLEKQLDSYLESEPNLEGAIIGISIRSAATGDLLYQHNADTRLHPASNMKLFTAASALSTLGADHTFTTEVLRGGQVNGGTLYGDLYLKGKGDPTLLPEDFADFAKTISESGINKISGNIIADDTWYDNIRVSPDLIWDDEQFYYGAQISALTVSPDKDYNAGSVNVSVTPGKPGEKPEITVSPKTDYVDIVNTAKTIASGEEEDIEVGREHGTNVITIDGTIPADTKPLEESMAVWEPTDYALNLFKKALVNQGISWTGDIKTGKTPDDAEILLSHESMPLSELLLPFMKLSNNVHAETLVKEMGKVVKGEGSFEKGLEVIEEQLLNFGLNIETLKLRDGSGISSSNLIPPNEISKLLYAIQKEKWYTTYIHSLPVAGAEERLVGGTLQDRMEDIADHARVQAKTGTIQSVSSLSGYLNTRESETVIFSIVINHLLDEDDGKGIEDKIVSILANE, from the coding sequence GTGATTATTTTGAAAATTGCCAGAATCATCTTTACTGTTCTTTTAGTATTATTAATAATTTTTTTAATAGACAATGTACCTTCTAATGAAAAAAGCGAATCCGCCAACGACATGAAGGAGGAGAACGGAATGGATGAATCAAGTATTCCGGCCAAGGCCGCAGCAAATACGGGTTCCTTGGAGAAACAATTGGATAGTTATCTAGAAAGTGAACCAAACTTGGAGGGAGCAATAATAGGTATTAGTATTCGCTCCGCTGCTACAGGAGATTTACTGTACCAGCATAATGCCGATACCCGGCTGCATCCAGCTTCCAATATGAAATTATTCACGGCAGCTAGTGCGTTATCCACTTTAGGCGCTGACCATACTTTTACCACAGAAGTACTAAGAGGCGGACAGGTAAATGGCGGTACCTTGTATGGCGATCTATATTTAAAAGGAAAAGGGGATCCAACCTTATTACCGGAAGACTTTGCCGACTTCGCCAAGACAATAAGTGAAAGCGGCATAAATAAAATCAGTGGTAACATTATTGCTGATGACACGTGGTATGATAACATACGAGTTTCTCCCGATTTGATTTGGGATGATGAACAATTTTACTATGGAGCACAGATTTCAGCGTTAACCGTTTCTCCAGATAAAGATTATAATGCGGGATCGGTAAATGTGAGTGTAACTCCAGGAAAACCAGGTGAAAAACCTGAAATAACTGTTTCCCCTAAAACGGATTATGTGGATATTGTCAATACCGCCAAAACGATTGCTTCCGGTGAGGAAGAGGATATTGAAGTTGGGCGTGAACATGGTACAAATGTAATAACTATTGATGGTACTATTCCGGCTGACACAAAGCCGCTTGAAGAATCGATGGCGGTCTGGGAACCAACTGATTATGCATTGAACCTGTTTAAAAAGGCACTTGTGAATCAAGGCATTTCCTGGACGGGTGATATCAAAACTGGGAAAACACCAGATGACGCTGAGATTCTTCTTTCCCACGAATCCATGCCATTATCGGAATTACTTCTTCCTTTTATGAAGCTAAGCAATAATGTTCATGCGGAAACACTTGTTAAAGAAATGGGCAAAGTTGTGAAGGGTGAAGGAAGTTTTGAAAAAGGACTGGAGGTGATAGAAGAACAGCTTCTGAACTTTGGCTTAAATATTGAGACATTAAAATTAAGGGATGGCTCTGGAATTTCCAGCAGTAATTTAATTCCGCCAAATGAGATTTCAAAGTTATTATATGCTATTCAAAAAGAAAAATGGTACACCACCTATATTCATTCGCTGCCTGTGGCGGGAGCGGAAGAGCGACTTGTTGGCGGAACACTTCAAGATAGGATGGAAGACATTGCTGATCACGCCCGGGTTCAGGCGAAAACTGGAACCATTCAATCCGTTAGCTCGTTATCAGGTTATTTGAATACCAGAGAAAGTGAAACAGTTATTTTTTCCATTGTAATCAACCATTTATTAGATGAAGATGACGGAAAAGGTATTGAAGATAAAATCGTATCTATTTTAGCAAATGAATAA